In Hermetia illucens chromosome 1, iHerIll2.2.curated.20191125, whole genome shotgun sequence, one genomic interval encodes:
- the LOC119658311 gene encoding kallikrein-6-like, whose amino-acid sequence MCLRLVCAVLVLVAAVAGQAIEEDSIDTSNFNSRVVGGVVSELSGTPYIVSISLKGRQKDKQLCAGSIVAEQWIVTAAHCLKDPPYRLLITAGLHSINQTESPIIQQRRCDFYRRHENYSTIFGATGGYDVGVAHISTPFLFMKFIQPIPLHEKAEVQGIASIFGWGSISTTTDRNYPHQLQTADLTLQDVKSCELAHNTSIGVGTLCAGGEKDNRGACIGDSGGPLVQGNILIGVVSWGPPTCNPKDGPSIFSNVGYYAHWIKKQIQSDVNENNLLK is encoded by the coding sequence ATGTGCTTGCGGTTGGTTTGTGCGGTTCTTGTACTGGTAGCGGCTGTGGCGGGCCAGGCCATTGAAGAGGACTCAATAGACActtcaaatttcaacagtcGAGTTGTTGGTGGTGTTGTGTCTGAGTTATCTGGAACCCCATACATAGTGTCCATTTCATTAAAAGGTCGCCAAAAAGACAAACAACTTTGCGCTGGTTCCATAGTTGCAGAACAATGGATCGTAACTGCAGCACATTGCCTTAAGGATCCGCCCTACCGTTTACTCATCACAGCCGGACTGCATTCAATCAATCAAACGGAATCGCCAATAATTCAACAGAGAAGGTGTGACTTCTATCGACGTCATGAAAACTATTCAACAATATTTGGCGCAACAGGAGGATACGATGTCGGTGTCGCACATATAAGCACCCCCTTCCTATTCATGAAATTCATACAACCAATTCCATTGCACGAAAAAGCAGAAGTGCAGGGAATTGCTTCCATATTTGGATGGGGTAGCATATCAACCACAACTGATCGGAACTACCCTCACCAACTTCAAACAGCCGATTTGACTTTACAGGATGTGAAAAGTTGTGAGCTAGCGCATAATACAAGCATCGGAGTAGGGACCCTCTGTGCAGGTGGAGAAAAGGATAACAGAGGAGCATGCATCGGAGATTCTGGAGGACCACTGGTGCAAGGCAATATTCTGATTGGTGTGGTTTCATGGGGCCCGCCAACTTGCAATCCAAAAGATGGACCTTCTATTTTCTCCAATGTCGGATACTACGCCCATTGGATTAAGAAGCAAATCCAAAGTGATgtcaatgaaaataatttgttgaagtaa